One genomic region from Streptomyces venezuelae encodes:
- the fdhD gene encoding formate dehydrogenase accessory sulfurtransferase FdhD, translated as MGRVTERRRVMRIRDGAVNTRPDTLVAEEPLEIRLNGRPIAITMRTPGDDFALAAGFLVSEGVLAAASDVRNIVYCAGATDDGRNTYNVVDVQLAPGVAVPDISLERNVYTTSSCGLCGKASLDAVRTTARFPIADSPPVRLAPALLSVLPERLRAAQRVFDSTGGLHAAALFTEDGELLDVREDVGRHNAVDKLVGRALREGLLPLERAVLLVSGRASFELAQKAVMAGIPVLAAVSAPSSLAVDLAAETGLTLVGFLRGPDMNVYAGEHRIAL; from the coding sequence ATGGGACGGGTCACCGAGCGGCGGCGTGTCATGCGGATCCGCGACGGGGCGGTGAACACGCGGCCCGACACCCTGGTGGCCGAGGAGCCGCTGGAGATCCGGCTGAACGGCCGGCCGATCGCCATCACCATGCGCACCCCTGGGGACGACTTCGCGCTGGCGGCGGGCTTCCTCGTGAGCGAGGGTGTCCTCGCGGCGGCCTCGGACGTCCGGAACATCGTGTACTGCGCCGGTGCGACGGACGACGGCCGGAACACGTACAACGTGGTGGACGTGCAGCTGGCGCCGGGCGTGGCCGTCCCGGACATCTCGCTGGAGCGGAACGTCTACACGACGTCCTCGTGCGGGCTGTGCGGGAAGGCCAGCCTGGACGCGGTGCGCACGACGGCGCGCTTCCCGATCGCCGACTCGCCTCCCGTACGGCTCGCGCCGGCGCTGCTGTCCGTGCTGCCGGAGCGGTTGCGGGCGGCGCAGCGGGTCTTCGACTCGACGGGCGGGCTGCACGCGGCGGCGCTGTTCACGGAGGACGGTGAGCTGCTCGACGTGCGGGAGGACGTGGGCCGGCACAACGCCGTGGACAAGCTGGTGGGGCGGGCGCTGCGGGAGGGGCTGCTGCCGTTGGAGCGGGCGGTGCTGCTGGTGTCGGGGCGGGCGTCGTTCGAGCTGGCGCAGAAGGCGGTGATGGCGGGGATCCCGGTGCTCGCGGCGGTGTCGGCGCCGTCCTCGCTCGCGGTGGACCTGGCCGCCGAGACGGGGCTGACGCTGGTCGGGTTCCTGCGGGGGCCGGACATGAACGTGTACGCGGGCGAGCACCGGATCGCCCTGTAG
- a CDS encoding bile acid:sodium symporter family protein, translated as MSRRTPLRIPAPRLPSRLPVDAFVLALLGTVGLAALLPASGAAATVAEGASTGAVALLFFLYGARLSTREALDGLRHWRLHLTVLACTFLLFPLLGLAARGLVPTVLTPQLYGGLLFLCLVPSTIQSSIAFTSIARGNVPAAICAGSFSSLAGIVLTPLLAALLLGGSTGALSADSLLKIVLQLLVPFLAGQLLRTWGNKRSRAQRLRQGGGGRRAGGFLVRHKKTLGRVDRGSILLVVYTAFSQGMVAGVWQLVTPARLGLLLAVEAVLLAAMLTLTWYGAKRLGFDRADRVAIQFAGSKKSLAAGLPMASVLFGAHASLAVLPLMLFHQMQLMVCAVIAKRRSHDPQEHDPQEHDLHEHDPHENDPQEPLPATTAPHPAPVGRITPPAAPR; from the coding sequence ATGAGCCGCCGCACCCCCCTCCGCATCCCCGCGCCCCGCCTGCCGTCCCGGCTCCCGGTCGACGCGTTCGTCCTGGCACTGCTCGGCACCGTCGGCCTCGCCGCGCTGCTGCCCGCGTCCGGGGCCGCCGCCACCGTCGCGGAGGGCGCGTCCACCGGAGCCGTGGCGCTGCTCTTCTTCCTCTACGGCGCCCGGCTCTCCACCCGCGAGGCGCTCGACGGCCTCCGGCACTGGCGCCTCCACCTCACGGTCCTCGCCTGCACCTTCCTGCTCTTCCCGCTCCTCGGACTCGCCGCGCGGGGCCTCGTACCCACCGTGCTCACCCCGCAGCTCTACGGCGGACTGCTCTTCCTCTGCCTCGTGCCCTCCACCATCCAGTCCTCCATCGCCTTCACCTCCATCGCCCGCGGGAACGTCCCCGCCGCGATCTGCGCCGGTTCCTTCTCCTCCCTCGCCGGCATCGTCCTGACCCCCCTCCTCGCGGCCCTCCTCCTCGGCGGCAGCACCGGCGCCCTCTCCGCCGACTCCCTCCTCAAGATCGTCCTCCAGCTCCTCGTGCCCTTCCTCGCCGGACAGCTCCTGCGAACCTGGGGGAACAAGAGGAGCCGCGCGCAGCGCCTCAGGCAGGGTGGCGGTGGGCGACGGGCGGGCGGATTCCTCGTCCGCCACAAGAAGACCCTCGGCCGCGTCGACCGCGGCTCGATCCTCCTCGTCGTCTACACCGCCTTCAGCCAGGGCATGGTCGCCGGCGTCTGGCAGCTCGTGACCCCGGCCCGCCTCGGCCTGCTCCTCGCCGTCGAGGCCGTCCTGCTCGCCGCGATGCTGACCCTGACCTGGTACGGGGCGAAGCGGCTCGGCTTCGACCGGGCCGACCGCGTCGCCATCCAGTTCGCCGGCTCCAAGAAGAGCCTCGCGGCCGGCCTGCCCATGGCCAGCGTCCTCTTCGGCGCACACGCCTCGCTCGCCGTGCTCCCGCTGATGCTCTTCCACCAGATGCAGCTGATGGTCTGCGCCGTCATCGCCAAGCGCCGCTCCCACGACCCGCAGGAGCACGACCCGCAGGAGCACGACCTTCACGAGCACGATCCGCACGAGAACGACCCGCAGGAGCCGCTCCCGGCCACCACCGCCCCGCACCCCGCCCCCGTCGGCCGGATCACACCCCCAGCCGCACCACGATGA
- a CDS encoding (2Fe-2S) ferredoxin domain-containing protein, with amino-acid sequence MTPVPIRYGARPCSLVVCRGCCCGDARKNPGTDHAAQLARLREAAAASGGRLAVRTSDCLGPCAQANIIVVQPSTEGRRRGGRAAWIGFSLDDDCLDDILAWTEAGGPGIAKPPATLALQMIDPPKN; translated from the coding sequence GTGACACCAGTCCCGATACGGTACGGGGCCCGCCCCTGCTCCCTGGTCGTCTGCCGAGGCTGCTGCTGCGGCGACGCCCGCAAGAACCCCGGCACCGACCACGCCGCCCAGCTCGCCCGGCTCCGCGAGGCCGCCGCGGCCTCCGGCGGCCGACTGGCCGTCCGTACGAGCGACTGCCTCGGCCCCTGCGCCCAGGCCAACATCATCGTCGTCCAGCCCTCCACCGAGGGCCGCAGGCGCGGCGGCCGCGCCGCCTGGATCGGCTTCAGCCTCGACGACGACTGCCTCGACGACATCCTCGCCTGGACCGAGGCCGGCGGCCCCGGCATCGCGAAGCCCCCGGCCACCCTGGCCCTCCAGATGATCGACCCGCCGAAGAACTGA
- a CDS encoding beta-ketoacyl-ACP synthase III, with protein MTGTRIAALGHYQPAKVLTNHDLAELVDTDDAWITSRVGIRTRHVAGPDEPVDELAAHAAGKALAAAGLAPDDIDLVLVATSTAIDRSPNTAARVAARLGMKSSPATMDLNVVCAGFTHALATADHAVRAGGARRVLVIGADKMTEVCDWTDRTTCVLVGDGAGAAIVEAVDDAEARDTPGIGPVLWGSVPEMGNAVRIEGTPPVFAQEGQSVYRWATQQLPALARKTCERSGIAPEELAGVVLHQANLRIIEPLAAKIGAVNAIVARDVVDSGNTSAASIPLALAKLVERGELPSGAPVLLFGFGGNLSYAGQVIRVP; from the coding sequence ATGACGGGCACTCGCATCGCCGCGCTTGGGCACTACCAGCCCGCGAAGGTGCTCACCAACCACGACCTCGCGGAACTGGTCGACACCGACGACGCGTGGATCACCAGCCGGGTCGGCATCCGCACCCGGCACGTCGCCGGACCCGACGAGCCCGTCGACGAGCTCGCCGCCCACGCCGCAGGCAAGGCCCTGGCCGCCGCCGGGCTCGCCCCGGACGACATCGACCTCGTCCTCGTCGCCACCTCCACCGCGATCGACCGCTCGCCCAACACGGCGGCCCGCGTCGCCGCCCGCCTCGGCATGAAGTCGTCGCCCGCGACCATGGACCTGAACGTGGTCTGCGCGGGCTTCACCCACGCCCTGGCCACCGCCGACCACGCCGTACGGGCCGGGGGCGCCCGACGCGTCCTGGTCATCGGCGCCGACAAGATGACCGAGGTGTGCGACTGGACGGACCGCACCACCTGCGTCCTCGTCGGCGACGGCGCGGGCGCCGCGATCGTCGAGGCCGTGGACGACGCCGAGGCCCGGGACACGCCCGGCATCGGCCCCGTCCTGTGGGGATCCGTCCCCGAGATGGGCAACGCCGTCCGGATCGAGGGCACCCCGCCGGTCTTCGCCCAGGAGGGCCAGTCCGTCTACCGCTGGGCCACCCAGCAGCTCCCCGCACTCGCCCGGAAGACCTGCGAGCGTTCCGGCATCGCCCCCGAGGAGCTCGCGGGCGTGGTCCTGCACCAGGCCAACCTGCGGATCATCGAACCGCTCGCGGCGAAGATCGGCGCCGTCAACGCGATCGTCGCCCGCGACGTCGTCGACTCCGGCAACACCTCCGCCGCCTCGATCCCGCTGGCCCTGGCCAAGCTCGTCGAGCGCGGCGAACTGCCCTCCGGCGCCCCGGTGCTGCTCTTCGGCTTCGGCGGCAACCTGTCGTACGCGGGACAGGTCATCCGGGTCCCGTAA
- a CDS encoding ROK family transcriptional regulator, producing MTARPANKHQARLLRLLRDGGPNSRAQLGDQIDLSRSKLAVEVDRLLETGLVVADGLAASRGGRRSHNIRLAPELRFLGIDIGATSVDVAVTNAELEVLGHLNHPMDVRDGPVAVFEQALSMAAKLRDTGLAEGFDGAGIGVPGPVRFPEGIPVAPPIMPGWDGFPVREALSQELGCPVMVDNDVNLMAMGEQHAGVARSVGDFLCIKIGTGIGCGIVVGGEVYRGTTGSAGDIGHIQVDPDGRPCACGNTGCLEAHFSGAALARDAEDAARGGRSEELAARLTAAGRLTAVDVAAAAAAGDAASLALIREGGNRVGQVIAGLVSFFNPGLVVIGGGVTGLGHNLLASVRTQVYRQSLPLATNNLPIVLGELGQTAGVTGAARLISDHLFSPA from the coding sequence ATGACGGCACGACCCGCCAACAAGCACCAGGCACGACTCCTCCGCCTGCTGCGCGACGGAGGCCCCAACTCCCGCGCCCAGCTGGGCGATCAGATCGACCTCTCCCGATCCAAGCTCGCCGTCGAGGTCGACCGCCTCCTGGAGACCGGACTCGTCGTCGCCGACGGCCTCGCCGCCTCCCGGGGCGGCCGCCGCTCCCACAACATCCGCCTCGCACCCGAACTCCGCTTCCTCGGCATCGACATCGGCGCCACCTCCGTCGATGTCGCCGTCACCAACGCCGAGTTGGAGGTGCTCGGACACCTCAACCACCCCATGGACGTCCGCGACGGACCCGTCGCCGTCTTCGAACAGGCCCTGTCGATGGCGGCGAAGCTCCGCGACACGGGCCTCGCCGAAGGCTTCGACGGCGCCGGGATCGGCGTCCCCGGACCCGTCCGCTTCCCCGAAGGCATCCCGGTCGCCCCGCCGATCATGCCCGGCTGGGACGGCTTCCCCGTCAGGGAGGCCCTCAGCCAGGAACTCGGCTGCCCCGTCATGGTCGACAACGACGTGAACCTCATGGCCATGGGGGAACAGCACGCGGGCGTCGCCCGCTCCGTCGGCGACTTCCTCTGCATCAAGATCGGCACCGGCATCGGCTGCGGCATCGTCGTCGGCGGCGAGGTCTACCGCGGTACGACGGGCAGCGCCGGCGACATCGGCCACATCCAGGTCGACCCCGACGGCCGCCCCTGCGCCTGCGGCAACACGGGCTGCCTGGAAGCCCACTTCAGCGGCGCCGCCCTGGCCCGCGACGCCGAGGACGCGGCGCGCGGCGGCAGGTCGGAGGAGCTCGCGGCCCGCCTCACGGCGGCCGGCCGGCTCACCGCGGTCGACGTCGCCGCGGCCGCCGCCGCCGGCGACGCCGCCTCACTCGCCCTCATCCGCGAGGGCGGCAACCGGGTCGGGCAGGTCATCGCCGGACTCGTCAGCTTCTTCAACCCCGGTCTGGTGGTGATCGGCGGCGGCGTCACCGGCCTCGGTCACAACCTCCTCGCCAGTGTCCGCACCCAGGTCTACCGGCAGTCCCTGCCCCTGGCCACCAACAACCTCCCCATCGTCCTCGGAGAGCTCGGCCAGACCGCCGGAGTGACCGGCGCGGCCCGCCTCATCAGCGACCACCTCTTCTCCCCGGCGTAG
- a CDS encoding class F sortase: protein MQGSNRTGTRGAWGVIAVVLLIGVHLVRGGAEELRAEGPPQPLAVAAPDGTLAAGTGPAAPDSVPDPLPASPPVRVRVPAVRVDAPVTEVGLDADGWIEAPPPEDDHLTGWFTGAVTPGERGTAVVVGHVDTPSGRAVFYDLGALGKGHRVEIVRRDGRTAVFAVYGVEVVPKEGFPAERVYGDSGLPELRLITCGGTFTQENGYEGNVVVSARLVEVH, encoded by the coding sequence GTGCAGGGGTCGAACCGAACGGGGACGCGTGGCGCCTGGGGCGTCATAGCCGTCGTCCTCCTGATCGGCGTGCACCTCGTGCGCGGCGGCGCGGAGGAGCTCCGCGCCGAAGGCCCCCCGCAGCCCCTCGCCGTCGCCGCCCCCGACGGGACCCTGGCCGCCGGCACGGGACCCGCCGCCCCCGACTCCGTACCCGATCCGCTGCCGGCCTCCCCGCCCGTCCGGGTCCGCGTCCCGGCCGTCCGGGTCGACGCGCCCGTCACGGAGGTCGGCCTCGACGCGGACGGCTGGATCGAGGCCCCACCACCCGAGGACGACCACCTCACCGGCTGGTTCACCGGCGCGGTCACCCCCGGCGAACGCGGCACAGCCGTCGTCGTCGGCCATGTCGACACCCCCAGCGGCCGGGCCGTCTTCTACGACCTCGGCGCCCTCGGCAAGGGCCACCGCGTGGAGATCGTCCGCCGCGACGGCCGGACCGCGGTCTTCGCCGTGTACGGGGTCGAGGTCGTCCCCAAGGAAGGCTTCCCCGCCGAACGGGTCTACGGCGACTCCGGTCTACCCGAGCTGCGGCTCATCACCTGCGGCGGCACCTTCACCCAGGAGAACGGCTACGAGGGCAACGTGGTGGTCTCGGCCCGCCTCGTCGAGGTCCACTGA
- a CDS encoding isochorismatase family protein, whose product MPSLDPGRTALVLVDLMERIVALPLAPRPGTDVLAAAARLADTFRAAGAPVVHIRVERPNVPTQPPGSELVPDLVHAGDHVVVKRTIGGFHDTGLHALLSGAGATTLVLGGIATNLGVESTARAAGDLGYDLVFAEDAMTALTADEHRASVELDFPRLGTVAPVSAITLDGPA is encoded by the coding sequence ATGCCCTCACTCGATCCCGGCCGCACCGCGCTCGTCCTCGTCGACCTGATGGAACGCATCGTCGCGCTGCCCCTCGCCCCGCGCCCCGGCACCGACGTCCTCGCCGCCGCGGCCCGGCTCGCCGACACCTTCCGGGCCGCCGGAGCACCCGTCGTCCACATCCGCGTCGAACGGCCGAACGTCCCCACCCAGCCGCCCGGCAGCGAGCTCGTCCCCGACCTCGTCCACGCCGGCGACCATGTCGTCGTCAAGCGCACCATCGGCGGATTCCACGACACGGGACTCCACGCACTGCTCAGCGGAGCCGGCGCCACGACCCTCGTCCTCGGCGGCATCGCCACCAACCTCGGCGTCGAGTCCACCGCCCGCGCCGCCGGCGACCTCGGCTACGACCTCGTCTTCGCCGAGGACGCCATGACCGCCCTCACCGCCGACGAACACCGCGCCTCCGTCGAGCTCGACTTCCCGCGCCTCGGCACCGTCGCCCCGGTCTCGGCGATCACCCTGGACGGCCCCGCGTGA